The Ciona intestinalis B CG-2006 mitochondrion, complete genome region TTTTGTAACAGCTATTCCTGTGTGAAGAGAAACTATTGTAAATTGACTATGAGGAGGATTTTCTGTAGATAACCCTACTTTAAATCGGTTCTATACGTTTCACTTTTTGTTCCCCTTTCTTATTATTGCTTTATCAATCGTTCACTTATTCTTTATTCATCAAACCAGGTCAAGTAATCCTTTAAGAAATTTCAGTGATAATATAAAACTAGATTTTTGACCTTACTATAGAGTAAAAGATATTTTGAGAATATTCTTATCCCTATTTTTTTTTTTACTACTAGTAGGTTTCTCTCCTGATTATTTTAGAGATGCTGAAAACTTTTTGAAGGCTAATCCTATAGTAACTCCTGTACATATTAAGCCAGAGTGATACTTTTTATTTGCCTATGCAATTTTACGGTGTATTCCTAATAAAAAGCTAAGAGTATTAGCGCTTGTTTTTTCAATTGTAGTATTTTTTTTTTTTATCTTCTCAAAAAAGAAAGTGCTCCCAAGTTTAGGTTATCGTTTGGTATTTTGAATTTGAGCGATAAATTTTATTATATTAACTTGACTAAGAAGGTGTCCTGTTAAAGATATCTTTA contains the following coding sequences:
- the CYTB gene encoding cytochrome b (TAA stop codon is completed by the addition of 3' A residues to the mRNA), yielding MMLRKNPLINLFIGSFYRLPAPININYLWNGGSLIGTFMVIQVLTGLFLSMHYCGNTLMAFYSVNHIMRDVSGGWIMRYIHANGASFFLAFIFMHIGRNLYYKTYYRKGAWMVGIVLLILSMLTAFLGYVLPWGQMSFWGATVITNFVTAIPVWGETIVNWLWGGFSVDNPTLNRFYTFHFLFPFLIIALSIVHLFFIHQTGSSNPLGNFSDNMKLDFWPYYGVKDILGMFLSLFFFLLLVGFSPDYFGDAENFLKANPMVTPVHIKPEWYFLFAYAILRCIPNKKLGVLALVFSIVVFFFFIFSKKKVLPSLGYRLVFWIWAMNFIMLTWLGGCPVKDIFIFMAQISSFIYFFFLFLLMVI